The proteins below come from a single Mya arenaria isolate MELC-2E11 chromosome 6, ASM2691426v1 genomic window:
- the LOC128239292 gene encoding uncharacterized protein LOC128239292 isoform X1 translates to MINSIQFLCKLLWIYSFAIVKGIPPTPTWPDVYKSCVNVDTPREFIKAGWYVDTENRRMRLDSYGVPKGLNMSTAQVLQYYISEYESFEYACEDYGPPLYIFIYLYDQGRMLTLFPSPNPPYRQCTISTIFNKFPSSPLSTEVEFVEESHDNITTFNHWRSEFFLYTLDYYFHAANGLPYKLIVNEEENLFISFIEEALSPSTFAPPQHVVCK, encoded by the exons ATGATTAATAGTATACAATTTCTGTGCAAGCTGCTATGGATATACTCGTTCGCAATTGTTAAAGGAATACCACCCACTCCTACGTGGCCTGATGTCTACAAG TCATGCGTGAACGTGGATACACCTCGTGAGTTTATCAAGGCGGGTTGGTACGTGGATACAGAAAACAGACGCATGCGCCTTGACAGCTATGGGGTCCCAAAAG GTCTAAACATGTCAACGGCACAGGTATTACAGTACTACATCAGCGAATATGAGAGTTTTGAATATGCGTGCGAGGATTATGGACCTCCCTTGTACATCTTCATATATCTGTATGACCAAGGCCGTATGTTGACCCTCTTTCCATCGCCCAATCCTCCGTACCGGCAATGCACTATAAG CACCATATTCAACAAATTTCCCAGCAGCCCCTTATCAACGGAAGTGGAGTTTGTTGAGGAGTCACATGACAATATCACCACGTTTAACCATTGGCGCTCCGAGTTCTTTCTCTACACGCTTGATTACTACTTCCATGCGGCTAATGGGCTGCCTTACAA attGATTGTCAATGAAGaggaaaatttgtttatatcttttATTGAGGAAGCCCTTTCACCTTCAACTTTCGCTCCACCCCAGCACGtagtttgcaaataa
- the LOC128239292 gene encoding uncharacterized protein LOC128239292 isoform X2, whose protein sequence is MSIGSPQQFSLETISDSCVNVDTPREFIKAGWYVDTENRRMRLDSYGVPKGLNMSTAQVLQYYISEYESFEYACEDYGPPLYIFIYLYDQGRMLTLFPSPNPPYRQCTISTIFNKFPSSPLSTEVEFVEESHDNITTFNHWRSEFFLYTLDYYFHAANGLPYKLIVNEEENLFISFIEEALSPSTFAPPQHVVCK, encoded by the exons ATGTCGATCGGATCACCTCAGCAATTTTCCTTGGAAACAATCTCTGAT TCATGCGTGAACGTGGATACACCTCGTGAGTTTATCAAGGCGGGTTGGTACGTGGATACAGAAAACAGACGCATGCGCCTTGACAGCTATGGGGTCCCAAAAG GTCTAAACATGTCAACGGCACAGGTATTACAGTACTACATCAGCGAATATGAGAGTTTTGAATATGCGTGCGAGGATTATGGACCTCCCTTGTACATCTTCATATATCTGTATGACCAAGGCCGTATGTTGACCCTCTTTCCATCGCCCAATCCTCCGTACCGGCAATGCACTATAAG CACCATATTCAACAAATTTCCCAGCAGCCCCTTATCAACGGAAGTGGAGTTTGTTGAGGAGTCACATGACAATATCACCACGTTTAACCATTGGCGCTCCGAGTTCTTTCTCTACACGCTTGATTACTACTTCCATGCGGCTAATGGGCTGCCTTACAA attGATTGTCAATGAAGaggaaaatttgtttatatcttttATTGAGGAAGCCCTTTCACCTTCAACTTTCGCTCCACCCCAGCACGtagtttgcaaataa
- the LOC128238961 gene encoding uncharacterized protein LOC128238961 yields the protein MDQVPGRKLQADVSSLDVSYCQPCSQDGETIPPEAYCTVCKEFMCSTCTSVHKKQRITKLHTLLDKTKMPTTMRGFTTKDESTKPCDIHPDECIKYFCPNHQTLNCGHCSVLYHQSCKQQIISEIAKAFKEGQSYEAIKQVIVQFLKDIDACASAVKENTQLVEDLGEHEIAKIRKYRDQINKYFDEREQTLIETIAEMKNMDEILLNSLKLECDNLKTKVDEIKAKLTAQENNSHLFIEAHISKNLLEGLQLSLAEIKKKNTIQQYQIRKDPATASLLGSRTGLGTFEKLNSSKSLDQRCERSSRSTIQNEGKKNTKTSSPSSNVQAVRDENATTYVAATNIQSVGDIKATKTITAISFNPVPEPPLNTSGTQTSAKPKQKTQNIVSIDLNSMKLTPAPDILVKQPSDTKNCRLKDIILLSRDRLLLTDYTKDTLKLVDLKTSSIISEVCLPGRPLGMCHIAGDMVAVCVTHSIQFLETGGQLFLGKNIKVDDDCCDVGYHNDSLISAFKSGKVQKMNMEGKVLKKVSNSWFSSSPFKDLGYLKVVSKGLTAAIYVSDLSMHTITQLDMDLNILKTFQDPALRRPVGITAVGNQLIICGLASNNIMCLDLPSGKMTQLLGKMEEIALPRCVCYSQQQNKMYVTVWTCGNADNYVKVYNATPKLY from the exons ATGGATCAAGTACCGGGCAGAAAACTGCAGGCAGATGTCTCTTCCCTGGACGTGAGCTACTGCCAGCCCTGCTCCCAAGATGGGGAAACTATCCCACCAGAGGCCTACTGCACTGTCTGCAAGGAGTTTATGTGCTCCACCTGCACAAGCGTTCACAAGAAACAAAGGATAACAAAGCTCCATACACTTCTTGACAAGACCAAAATGCCTACAACCATGCGAGGTTTCACAACCAAAGACGAGAGCACAAAACCTTGTGACATTCACCCTGATGAATGTATCAAATACTTCTGTCCGAACCATCAGACACTTAACTGCGGACATTGTTCAGTTCTTTATCATCAATCTTGCAAACAGCAGATCATTTCTGAAATTGCTAAAGCCTTCAAAGAGGGCCAGAGTTATGAAGCCATCAAGCAGGTTATTGTCCAATTTCTGAAAGACATTGATGCCTGTGCATCTGCTGTTAAAGAAAACACTCAGCTCGTAGAAGACCTTGGAGAACATGAGATTGCTAAGATAAGAAAATATCGAGATCAGATCAACAAGTACTTTGATGAACGTGAACAGACACTCATTGAAACCATTGCCGAGATGAAAAACATGGATGAAATACTCCTTAACTCATTGAAACTTGAGTGTGACAACCTTAAGACCAAGGTCGATGAGATTAAAGCAAAACTAACAGCGCAAGAGAACAATAGCCATTTGTTTATTGAGGCTCATATATCCAAGAACTTGCTGGAGGGACTGCAATTAAGTCTTGCTGAGATTAAGAAGAAGAATACGATACAACAGTATCAGATAAGGAAAGACCCCGCCACTGCAAGTTTGCTTGGTTCCAGAACTGGCCTTGGCACTTTCGAAAAGCTTAATTCTTCAAAAAGTCTAG ACCAGAGATGTGAGCGTTCGAGTAGGTCCACAATACAAAATGAAGGCAAGAAGAATACTAAAACATCTTCTCCTTCTTCCAACGTACAAGCGGTAAGGGACGAGAATGCAACTACATATGTTGCTGCTACCAACATACAATCCGTCGGTGACATCAAGGCTACCAAAACAATCACGGCGATCTCGTTCAATCCAGTACCAGAACCACCTTTGAATACTAGTGGAACGCAAACATCTGCAAAACCAAAACAAA aaacACAAAACATTGTCAGCATTGACCTGAACAGCATGAAGCTCACCCCAGCCCCAGACATCCTAGTCAAGCAACCATCTGACACTAAGAACTGCCGACTGAAGGACATTATTCTCTTGTCTAGGGACAGGCTGCTACTGACTGACTATACAAAAGACACATTGAAACTGGTAGACCTAAAGACCAGCAGTATAATATCCGAGGTTTGTTTGCCTGGCAGGCCATTGGGCATGTGTCACATCGCTGGGGATATGGTGGCTGTATGTGTTACTCATAGTATTCAGTTCTTGGAGACAGGGGGGCAACTCTTCCTGGGGAAGAACATCAAGGTGGATGATGATTGTTGTGATGTTGGTTACCATAACGATAGCTTAATTAGTGCATTCAAGAGTGGGAAGGTTCAGAAGATGAACATGGAAGGAAAAGTGTTGAAGAAAGTATCAAATAGTTGGTTTTCAAGCAGTCCGTTTAAAGACCTTGGATACTTGAAAGTGGTCAGTAAAGGGCTGACAGCAGCCATTTATGTGTCAGACTTATCCATGCACACAATCACACAGCTGGATATGGACCTCAACATCCTCAAGACATTCCAGGACCCTGCACTGAGAAGACCAGTAGGCATCACTGCAGTGGGAAACCAGCTGATCATCTGTGGGTTAGCTAGTAACAATATAATGTGCCTGGACCTGCCTAGTGGCAAGATGACCCAGCTACTTGGCAAGATGGAAGAGATAGCATTGCCACGCTGTGTCTGCTACAGTCAGCAGCAGAACAAGATGTATGTAACCGTCTGGACATGTGGGAACGCCGACAATTATGTAAAGGTGTATAATGCAACACCAAAATTGTATtag